The Vanessa atalanta chromosome 7, ilVanAtal1.2, whole genome shotgun sequence genomic interval GATTTCTAAATCCATATTTCTTCGCCATCAACCGATCGctacatttaacaatttttataccaTATTCGGCAGCTTCATCGTCGATAAGTTCTACGTGACGCAGTATTCTCGGACTAAGAGGATCATCATCTCtgtctgtaatatttttaaaagagatGTTAATTATAGTTTCGGTAAGATTCACGAAATAAAACATAGTATCATTTTAATACTTACAAAAGACAACAGCTAAAAATTcttttgtttcaatatatttaaataatttgtctcTATCTATTTCTTCGATGCTCTCATCTTCCTTTTGACTAACCATCCAATCAAGAACTTCAGTTTCATCCAATAAgtttcctaaaatattttaagtgttacattttattgaagAACCTCccgctttaatttaaatttataaagaaaccacatccattttattgtattcattaaCTCACCAGAGAACATCCAATTATCGCATGCGCGAACAACTACGGCAACACCATGCTGACATCATTCGAATTTGAATAGAATAATGAGAAATACGATAatagaaaaaatgtatttattaacaaaaattatagtAACGTGAATTCGACAATTCAACATAacgaataaataagaaaaacattcATGCGATATTTCGGCCAAACAATACaacttataaacatatataacataatatgcaACGCTAGATGTAAGACCGAAATGAATTATGAATTTGCCTTATTTTAAGCCGTAAATGAAGATGACTGTaacaaaatctataaaaaaataatattgcaaacaAAGTTTTGTTGAACtatttattctgttttaaaaaaatctacagtACTAGCATTGCTTGaggtttcaaatttatattaaatcaaccAGCAGAAATCTAGTACTTTAAAAACtagaagtaaattaataatatgcattacaaaataatgagATTCCATGAAGACTAGAAAACTATATGAACATGAAATCCTTACAACAATAAGTCTTTCAAGGTGGCAtaacaaaataagttaaaattaaaatgcccTGTGTTGTTGTGTTCTCTTTGagtaaatttctaaatattggAATTAATTAACATTCAAAAACGATTTATACATCTGTTGACAACATCACTAGACATCCCAATATTTAGTCTCCACAAGTTCTCAGTTAAAGGATATCAAAAGCAAGACTCtttgatatacataaatataataagtagagCGGGCTGCATTCGCATGTTCGATGTTTTTGACAGATTTTATATCATgaagttattataaattgtttatattaatacagtccatatgcaataaatatataaatacaacccTGGTAAGTGCTTGCAGGGATCAAGGGACACGAGGTTATTGAAAGCTAGTAATGTTAATACGTGTGTATATCGATGCGTTAGAATATACAATTAGATTTAGAAGGAGAAACCGTTCTAcgagattttataaataatgtttaacattCGTGTCCACTTGATGCTGCGCGAGCAAGCGCCACTAAGAACCGAGTTTTGTGACGTTATAGTCAATAGTCTAACAATTACTCTTTACCACCACCAAATATTATCAGAGCCGAATAAACCTTTTTTTCCTTTGCCTGGCTTATCTGGCTTAGCGAGGGCCTTGTTCTTGCCCTTGGTAGGCTTCTCAGGAGCGACGAGCTTATCCTTGTCGAGTTTCTTAGCCGGAACCTTGGTAGGGGTCGCCTTCGCTACTTTTGTCGGACTCTGAACTTTAGTGGGACAGCACTGGTAGGGTTCGTAAGTCATTTTTGGGACGGCCGGTTTCGCCCCCAATCCAATGTAGAAACAGCGATCGCCTGCAGTCagtaaaaatttgtttttatacccGTAAagattactatataaataaagttaactaCGTTAATACTGtgcatgtttataattttagcaCGCGTTCCGGTGAGCGCGCTATTAAATCTATAGGTTATGTTAGTATTAATAACAACtggaaaacgtttaaaattggTAAGCGTTCGCGAATGACTGCAGGCAACAGCTGGTGTAAAGGGACCCATGCGGGCTCCTACTCGACCATGCAGATGTGTGTTTGAGGTACATCCGTGCCACCGTGCAGGGTCACATCTCAGGGTTCAACGTTACTAATTTACCtgtaaacattttctttatccTACTGAATATACTATCTTCGTCTCCGTtctcatcatcattatcatcatcgtTTTGATCAAGATTACGCGTTCTACCTACTTTgtagttatacatttttttatattttcgaatgttcgtattttctttattattctcatcatcatcgtcatcatcgtcgtcgtcgtcatcgtcatcatcatcgtcatcatcgtcgtcgtcgtcatcatcatcatcatcatcgtcatcatcatcatcgtcgtcgtcgtcgtcgtcatcgtcatcgtcatcgtcatcgtcatcgtcatcatcgtcatcgtcattaACATTTTTCGAAACAGATTTTTGACCAGAACGCGTCAATAGTTTCCCTGATTCTTTTTTTGGTTGAGTTTtgaaaaatgataatttgttttGAATGAAACTTTTGAAACTATTGTCATTATCATCTTCCTCGTCTTCGTCAACATCTACATCACTGTCTTCATcttcatcgtcatcgtcatcatcatcatcatcatcgtcatcatcgtcatcatcgtcatcgtcgtcatcgtcatcatcgtcatcatcgtcatcgtcgtcatcgtcgtcatcatcatcgtcatcatcatcgtcatcatcatcgtcactATCATCATCCAACTGAACTTTACCCTTACGATTAGGGGAGCCTTCTTGGCGTTTCTTATCAGCAAGAGCACTCGGATATACCACCTTAAGGTTTCCTGTTTTCTTCAATTCGGCTTTTTTTGGACTTTCTGTTGATGACTCTTTATTTCTTCCACTGCGTAGAAACCCCGTTTTTTTATCAACATCTGCTTTGGCCTTTGATTTAggataagcttttttttttggtcGGTGGCTATCTTCACCTGCAGGCATTAGTAACTGTCATGCAAAATGACATAGCTCAAACATCCAGCATTTAAGGCGTAGGtatagtaaaacattttttatttaaagagatGTCAAGAATGATGTCATGCacgtaatattttgtaacttattATTCGTAATACATCAACAAATCCTTAGACCTTAAAcagatattacataataaactttttaaatggaTGTGGATTCTTACTTTTTTGATCTACTAGCCACTGGAGAACCTTATTTTCGTTCTTTAAGTCACCTATAAACAGGACAAAGgtttaaatattgtgaaattttttgaataaaagaaTTTTCATTCTTATATTCTAACCACTAtcttctgatggtaagtggttctCACCATCCATatacaatggtgctgtaagatgtattaaacattccttacatcacaaatgggccaccagtcttgggaagtaagatgatatgtcccttgtacccgTAATTACCCTGACTCACTGTTCCTTCAAACTTGAACTCATCAATGCaaattattgctatttggcaATGGAACATGTGGTGGaatgtacctacccagataccAATCTCAGTGATATTCCGtcgatagtattaatattttacataaatattttacataaatatttactcaTGAAGGCGCGCCACTccaggtatttttattttgttataaaccaaactaaaaaaatataatccaatTTGTTTTTTGCTATCTTTCAGAACAGTTCACTGAGAGATCTGTGCTGAAAGACTTTACTCGTGTACTTTAATCGTGACATGCACACTAAAACATCTTCTTAACACGAGCGTCACTCTGTCATACTAAATAACGCCAATAATCATTTAAGGTGGTCTTGCCTTCGAGAATGAATAGATATGtacaagttataaaaataaaaatatataatccttATATCCTTACTTTCGGGTACTTACCATCATACATGATCGGCACTCCAGTTTCATAATAAACTAAAGCAGGGAAACTGAAAATACCAATATCAGACGCCAGCTTCGAATCTTTCGACTTAACAAATTGTATTCCATGCTTATCTGTGTCATCGTCAATAGTTTCTAACTCCTCAAGAATTTCTTCACAAGTATCGCATTTCTCATTATCTGAAATGAACTTATttgtattttcgaaaatattctttgcgaataacagacaaaaaaattgagacatttttaataacactcGAATAAGTCAAACATCTAACTTAAATACATGTTTGTCTTGTTACCCTTGTAATCAAAATTTACACCTCTTGTTATATATTGTACTCACAGAAAAATACTGCCAGGTGTTCGACATCATTAATAAGATCCTTTAAAGTTTTTCTATCAACATTTTCAATAACATCAGGCTGCGAGTCATGTAGATCCAAAACCCATTTAAGAATTGCTTCTTCATGCATTAGATCTCCGTCATAGATAGTTCTAAATTTATGCCGATAGAAAGCTAATGCGGGCAAGTCGGGGAGGTCATATTCCTTATCAATTCCGTCGTCTGAAGTCTTTACGAAATCGATGTCTTTCTCTTCACATTCGTCATCAATGTTTTCTAGTTCACTTAATATTTTCTGagattttttgtcattttctttgtcttaaaaaagtaaatattaaggttacagtcaaattaaatacatataaacgatatttttttatcttaatttatgaaAACTCACAGAAGAAGACAACAATATGGTCATTTTCCTCCAGGATTTTTTCTAGCATTTTGGCATTTACTTCTTCAATCTTTCCAGGTATTTCCAGAGTGTCTTCATCTGTCAACCATGCCAATACCTCATCTTCATCTTCGATATCAcctaaaaaatatcataataatattttttacactttataTTTGTACGAATTTATACAGATTATTCCACTATACCAAGTAATAACTTACCTTTGTAAATTAGAGGTTCTTTATTTCTAAAGAAAACAAGCGTCGGGAAGGTCTTGATTCCGTATTTTTTAGCCAAGGATAAGTCTTCGGTGGTTACAAAGATAATACCCGTTTCATCAAGCTCATCGTCGATATTTTCTAATTCTTCTAATATGTTGTCACATTCTTCACCTTCTTCACAAGTTCcacctgtaaataaaattgtacattagaagtattatattttttatttattttattttatatgtataattatttacgtaatagtcatataaaataatttaataaaaatcaaattcgaCCACTTGGCTAACACTACCAATgttcaactaaaaaaatacagtgGACTAACAGAAGAGAAATATGTTTAGTTTATACAGTCTGGTCTTTGCGTATGTATTAACagataagtaaaagtaaaaagaaaagaaCACTTACTGAAGTATACGACGACGTATTCATGTTCTTCTATTAAATCTACTAAAATTTCATCCGTTACTTCTTCGATCGTTGCGCTGTTCTTTTGTTCAATAAGCCACTCTAGGACCTCATCCTCATTCAAAAGATCGCCTTCATAAATTGCAGGAATATTGTCTTCAAAGTAAACTAGTGTAGGTAGATGATCAATACCATATTCTTTAGCTTCAGCGTCATTGTCGATCCGAACAATAACAATGCCTTCTTTTTCCAAATCATCGTCGATATTTTCTAGCTCATTAAGAATTCTCATATCTTGTTTATCGTCTTTGTCATCTATAAACCGAAAAAAaagtatgatttaattaaaaaattatattatttaaggttacttatttctgtaataaacttaaaatattattcaactttTTTGATTTACTAACAGTTAAAGGACATATAAAATAGAACTGttgatagttatatatatatgtccaaCGATTATCAATTTGAAAATCGGATGAAAATTTCTTGTTCATTCCAAAACGTGAAATACAAATATCTTCAATACAAtagtagctttatattttttggctttcattttaatatacttgttattctacaaataaaaaaacagttatactTACAAAAGATAACCGCCAAATACTGAGCTGTTTCGATTAGTTTGTCCATCATCTCGTCAGTAACTTCCGGTATCTCACTGTGACGTTTTTGATGCAGTAACCAACCCAAAAGCTCTTCTTCTTTCATCAAATCGCCTTCATAAATATGCGGGATTCCTTTTTCAAAGAACACCATTGTTGGAACAGACTCAATACCATATTCTTTTGCTTCCTTATCGTCGTCGATCTTGACAAAAGCGATGTCATTCTGATCACATTCGTCATCGATGTTCTCTAATTCAGCCAAAACTTTCTGACTCTTCTTATGATCCTTATCATCTGGAATTAATGCAAACAACTGTATCTCATTTTTATGTCAGTTCTTTAAATAACAAAGTGAGCTAATTTTATAGTGTTACAATACACTTTACCATTGAGCAATGCGGGAATATAAAAACCTGGCATTTTGTCAAATTGATTGGACAATGCTAagactacataaataaatatgaaaaccaCTTACAGAACAAAACAGCTACGTAGGGCATTTTCTCAATGATTAAATCGAGCATTTCATCAGTGATATCTTCAATTTCATCGCTTTCAGTTTGGTGATGCAGCCAACTAAGaactttttcttcttcttctaaaTTTCCTTCATAGTATGTCGGTATACCTTTCTCAAAGTATAGCAGAGTAGGAACTTTTTCGATGCCATATTCTTTTGCTTCTTCATCATTGTCGATTTTCACAAACGCAATGCCCAGCTGATCACATTCATCATCAATATTCTCCAACTCATTCAGCACTTTTTGAGACCTGCGATCGTTGTTATCATCTGAAAGAATGATAAATAGCCTGTAGATATTTCACAACTAGACTAAGACCTCCTTTTCCTTTGAGGTGAGGGTTTGGAGccaattccaccacgcttctctcGGTTGGTTTGGTAGATATagatgtgacagaatttcatacACCTCCTTATGCCTCACGatgacgagcacgagatgacatttacaaataaaatagcgGGGTCTAACCCAAGCAAGGGTTAGAACTCccaatcatcggttacgatgtacgttttctaaccactgggcctatTCAATTATTTCACATGCATGTAGATTGAAGAAAGATTAAGATACaataaattcttacaaaataacaCAGCTACAGTTTTCCCGTCCTTGATAAGTCGATCGAGCATCTCATCGGTAACATCTTCAATTTCATCCTTTTCCAACTGATCAACGAGCCAAACTAAAATTTCTTCTTCGTTCTCGAGATCACCTgtaatgtgtaataataatgtaaattagttTAAGCAAAacaacacatataatatatatatttgttagtgTATTCATAAAAGTCAAACTTGATAGAATCAATACTAGTACCACATTGccaattaaatactaataggttcttaaaaaatctaaaaacaaattttgatcGCAATTCCATTgctaatacaattatatatagtacAATATTACCGTCGTAAACATTGGGGATTTGCTTTTCGAAGTAGACTATTGAGGGAACATCGTCGATTCCAAACTCTTCAGCAGCTTTTTTATCGTCAATTTTGACAAATTGAATTCCGTGTCGGTCGCAGTCGTCATCAATTTTTTCCAACTCTCCCAGAACTGTCATCGATTCCTCATCACCGTGATCATCTGTAACATggttataaacaattaaaatatttatatgatttgacatacaaattatacaaattaattaattacctatTTCATCTAATTCACAAATTATTCCACAGAAaattaccataataataattatatgaattcaaTTGCATTAATTGtaacataaatgtatgtaacaCAGCTTCTAGGTGCATGCAGCTAGAAGCGTGTAACTCTAATGTTACTTATAGAAAATTGCACTACTATTGGATCATGAAATTTTACAGACATCGCAGccaaataagttataattacaatatactttacaaaaatatattgtagcgcaaaaaataataaataataacaattgacAAGCCTTGTCAATCTTACTTACAAAACACAACAACAAGATTGTCAACATTTCCTATAAGAGTATTGAGAGTCTTAGCCGTTACATCCTCGATCACATCTTCTTCATCCCCAGTCGACTTGTTTGCAATGAGCCATTCTAAGACGTCTTCTTCTCTACTGAGCTCacctataaagtatattttaccaaatttactttagaaaaagtaatgaattttaaagattttttttaaatattatgatatacctTCAACTTTTTTATCCAATATTGAACTTTAAATGACAAACTGTGATGAAAAAATTAACCCAAAACTGATAcgagtttgaaataaatataaaacaatagctTCTTAATGGTGGCCTCTTAAAAAGTGATGTTAAATTTCATAGTACCTACTAACGTCAGTAAAATGACTCACAAACCTTCGTAGATAATAGGTATTTGATGCCTGTAGTACACCAATCTTGGCAAATCTCCAAGACTGTACTCCTCGGCTAGTTCCTCATCGTGAATTTTTACGAAACCTATACCGAGTTGATCTGCTTCGTCATCAATATTCTCCAACTCTTGCAAAGCCTTTGCACATTTCTTGCATTCAGGTTTGTCTGTAACAtgcgattaatttatattattcttttgtcTTCGAGAACTGAACATGTGTGCCTAATAAAATCATGCCTCGTATAGGATTCGAAGCAGTGCAGTTAAGCGAATTGCTCAGGTAATTGTGTGTTAAgagaaaattaattgtattgtgtGGCATGGCAAGCGTTCGGTGTCGTGCAAAGGTGGTGGTAGTAAACTCAGCGTAAGGCTGGTGCTAGAGTCTGTGATGGATCCACTTGTTGTATATTGAATTGGTTTCTAAGTGGGAAAAATCCATGTGTCCTTATGTGTTTTATAGGGAATGGGTAACTAAGAATTTACTAAATACGAATAACcccaaataattaaatcttagtCCATCTAGGGTTCACCAAAATCAGTCGCAACGCAACTATACCAACTATTCATAAATAGATCTTATTCTTtggttagtttatatataagttgaataattttcaaatttctaaTGATGTCTAATGTAATTACTAGTTATTATTTCCTTTAGTCTGATTTAGGTCAAGGTCATTACACGATGCGCTTCAATCAGACTAGACAACATCTTCCTACTTTTAATAGTTTGTGGTCGTTAAGAGCAGATAATGTAACCGATGTCTTGTTCGTGACACGTCGGTCCGTCAATCCGAGCTTGCTGGCAACACATAAATAGAACAGCCGAAATAGCTCGCCGCACGCTCCGATAATGCAAACGCGTTTTTGATTCTAGTCTTCCTTTACACTAGACAAATGGAATTGCCAAATGTTATAGAAGCTACAGCTCTTAAGCTATAATAATCGATGTTTAGTAAACAGCACGTGAAAGATAAAGAGTTTACGGCGTACAAATATAACATTCGATTTGATAACATCaaaatactatcgatatacTTTATCAAATGATTCATGCTATTGTGATATGTTGTAACGGAGCCAAAAATTTAATTGGCCAAAACATTAATGAATGCTCGCCTCAGCCGTTCGAGCCGCCAATTCTTATTCTAATTTCCAATAAGTCTCCGAAATTGCCCACCGCAGCCGCATCGTAAGCGGAAAGCACGTCGGAATCATTGAATTGCGCTAGTCTAAAAAGCTAGAAGTAACAGCCACAacgacataaatataaaacataccgCTAGCTGTAAACCTTACTTACTGTTCATCGGGCCGCAATTTTTGTGATCAGGACCTACGTGAAAAACAATGTAAAACACACGGCACAATGTACTCCTTTTCAAACAGCTTAGTTTAATACTAAACAGTGGAAGCGATAGAGAATTATCTACTCAATAGATCTACattaaaagaatttataatatttcactttTGTTAGTTGAGAAAAGATTGCTCAATATTTTACCACAATAGCTCATTAAATCCTTAAACAAGACCCCTTTAAACAACATGGATACGTACAGAAGAGAACAGCTACGTATTCGGTGTCTTCGATTATTTTGTCTAGGATCTTTTGATTGACTTCTTCTATCCGGTCTGGAAGGTCCATTGCTTCTAAGCTCGTCAGGAAATCCAAGACGCTCTCTTCGTCCATGAGATCtcctataaacacaaattgatataatttaatgagatcatcaaaatatatctaaaatcttaaccatatatctaaaaataaccATATTGCCCTGGTAAATACACCAGTAAGCGtcaggtatttaaaatataagtaagttaattaAATCTGATCAGCTGCCAAAAAGATCAACCTCGCAGACATTTCTATTTGTTTCTTCAATCGCTATATCGTCAATGTCAGTCTTCAgaatttgtttatacatatacaaacatatttatatcaacATTGGTAGATGACCAAGTTTAAAACGCAAGTAAAACAGGTTCCTTCATATATCTTCATTCCATTCAAGCATTTTATGAGTGACTGATTTATGCTGTCAGTAGCCagtatgatatattataacttcGACAATGTTTACTATTCCTAAATTTACTCTTAGCGTTTATAAGAAAGAAACTAGTACTAGGAAATAGTTATATAACTAGGAGTAGATCTACAAGTGAGCCGCCTATGGGCTGATTCAAATCACCATACCGTGTTATAGTTCTGAAAAAACTGAAAATGTTATGTAAGAAAATACTAAATAGAAATTAATGACCTCGACCTAGCTCGTATATTTAGAAAACCGCTATTAAATACTTGTACTAAAGAAAACTATCAAATTCTcccgatttattaaataaatagctgtgaaaaattttattatacaagtagGTGATAATAatctgttaataaataaccttcgTAAATGATCGGTTCCATCTCACGGAAGTACGTGAGGGCGGGGAATTTCGTAATGCCATACTGTTTGGCGAGCCTCTTGTCGTTGATCTTAACGAAGTCGACGCCGAACGTGTCAGTGTCGTCATCTATCTTTTCTAGCTCTTCTAGAACTTTATCGCATGTGACACAGCTCCTGGCATCTGTaagaaattagaaaatattaatgttttcaatattgGTCTACTCGTGTATTTCTTAGTAAAAGTTTTTAGATTGTGGGatgtgatataaaatttatttagttttattatttatattaagtacctATGTGCTAAATATACTGAATTGATGATGAtgcatgaaattttaataaggtTCCAAATAGAAGTCTATGAGAACTCGCAGGGCACCTGATATGGGTGATAGTCTGAAgaccagtagggccaacagcaacaCAATCAAAATGAATAATAGGGTAAAATGTTCTGTTGGACAATTAatgaagtaatttaattatattcttgttAGTTgcgtaataataaacatttctaacgcatattggtttaaatataaaataagaaacatcAACGAATTGGTCGTCTGTATAAAAATTGTGGTTCTTAATCAAAGCGAACTCTCCTTTAAAACAGAAGcgtttcaaaacattttacataaaaaaaatacgtttactGGTATTTGCGAtgcatatttatacatattaattttaagttattacttgAGTTCATTTTAAACGTCACaatttctgaaaaatattttatagttttatatcccATTATCGGTCGTGATGCGATGcgatcaatattttaatttaatatttacttgctCAATATACTATAAGACTCGGGTTTATGCCAAAACGGACAAATTATCAGTAGTAAATTATACTAGATTTATTTACTGgtacgaaattaaaaaagaaacacttATTTCAACTTTAACATATCTAGCCCATCAATATCAGTTAAAGTATACCAATATCTATTAGTTCTGGAATTGTAATGACCTCTGCCGTAGTGTAGAattcaatgatattttaaacactGGAGAGtgaaaataaactcataaatatacaaatcaagAATTCGCGTCGGTTACCGGTTTTTACGATTGCAGATTATAAACGTCCCAGCCCTAGTTCGTTAGTGGGCGGCGTTTATGATACTTATTCATTTGATAGCCTCTTTGTAACCGTTtatgttgaattatattattatgtttcgtttagattaaattactttgtggtagggctgagtgcaaacccatctgggtaggtaacactcatcgtatattattttgcttagcagcaatacttggtatattgttgtattccggtttgaagggtggccAGTGCGATTACAGGCACATGACTTCCAAGTGATGCATTGGCcatggttaatatgtcttacagccccaatgtctataggtggtGGTATATATGTTCAATATATCATTAGGTAGCACAATCGCCAGTTTGTCAAtcgatttaaaatgtaaacaaaaagcTTTGACATG includes:
- the LOC125065277 gene encoding uncharacterized protein LOC125065277 isoform X1, with product MARWVPALVALLLVSVVSAARKTVPPPRIEPQIEEVTAKQLERVLEDKDYVAVFWYARSCVTCDKVLEELEKIDDDTDTFGVDFVKINDKRLAKQYGITKFPALTYFREMEPIIYEGDLMDEESVLDFLTSLEAMDLPDRIEEVNQKILDKIIEDTEYVAVLFCPDHKNCGPMNNKPECKKCAKALQELENIDDEADQLGIGFVKIHDEELAEEYSLGDLPRLVYYRHQIPIIYEGELSREEDVLEWLIANKSTGDEEDVIEDVTAKTLNTLIGNVDNLVVVFYDHGDEESMTVLGELEKIDDDCDRHGIQFVKIDDKKAAEEFGIDDVPSIVYFEKQIPNVYDGDLENEEEILVWLVDQLEKDEIEDVTDEMLDRLIKDGKTVAVLFYDNNDRRSQKVLNELENIDDECDQLGIAFVKIDNDEEAKEYGIEKVPTLLYFEKGIPTYYEGNLEEEEKVLSWLHHQTESDEIEDITDEMLDLIIEKMPYVAVLFYDKDHKKSQKVLAELENIDDECDQNDIAFVKIDDDKEAKEYGIESVPTMVFFEKGIPHIYEGDLMKEEELLGWLLHQKRHSEIPEVTDEMMDKLIETAQYLAVIFYDKDDKQDMRILNELENIDDDLEKEGIVIVRIDNDAEAKEYGIDHLPTLVYFEDNIPAIYEGDLLNEDEVLEWLIEQKNSATIEEVTDEILVDLIEEHEYVVVYFSGTCEEGEECDNILEELENIDDELDETGIIFVTTEDLSLAKKYGIKTFPTLVFFRNKEPLIYKGDIEDEDEVLAWLTDEDTLEIPGKIEEVNAKMLEKILEENDHIVVFFYKENDKKSQKILSELENIDDECEEKDIDFVKTSDDGIDKEYDLPDLPALAFYRHKFRTIYDGDLMHEEAILKWVLDLHDSQPDVIENVDRKTLKDLINDVEHLAVFFYNEKCDTCEEILEELETIDDDTDKHGIQFVKSKDSKLASDIGIFSFPALVYYETGVPIMYDGNLLDETEVLDWMVSQKEDESIEEIDRDKLFKYIETKEFLAVVFYRDDDPLSPRILRHVELIDDEAAEYGIKIVKCSDRLMAKKYGFRNPPGITYFRKTKYINYDGDMDDEEEILDWLTNPENMELTDHIEKVNQKMFQKIRQTSDYVAVFFYSNDCKQCPKVLAEIEHIDDDADAAGINFVKIDDRQMAKEFGVFALPAVLFFKLNSKEPVIYAGDLYDGQQLLSWLLTQKNPAGDVIEALEGQELLDLIEESASLAVYFWNKTLCELCNAKTAKKPKKSIREHDDEEGQEIDDSLDCEQCNGILEELENIDDDCDRHGIKFVKTQDYSIAESYGATDFPVLVYFEHNIPNVYEDSLAEEEEVLQWLITQKTEDRIELITRVMLEKMVEETQYLAVYFYKLNCHICDHILEELEKIDDECDVYGIHMVKIQDPQLAKRYSIKTFPAMVYFRNGNPLLFEGDLQNEESILEWLIDDDNRELADEIESVNDRMLERLLYESHLLAVFFYDEEDCPECQDILESLEQIDGEVDQFGIDFVKIASPESAAKYNIINIPSLVYFRKQTPMFYDGDLHQVDRVLQWLTSQEVFELKNEIEEVNRKMLDKLLEENEFLAVYFYENTAESRAVLDKLEKIDSETDNLDITFVKMHDPRYARKWGVTKLPAIVYFRKRFPSIYRGDVMEENEVLEWLRKNRFRQPELNIFMYALIALSIAFVMYTAFLLQCFKPLASTTTQHPKQA
- the LOC125065277 gene encoding uncharacterized protein LOC125065277 isoform X2; this encodes MARWVPALVALLLVSVVSAARKTVPPPRIEPQIEEVTAKQLERVLEDKDYVAVFWYARSCVTCDKVLEELEKIDDDTDTFGVDFVKINDKRLAKQYGITKFPALTYFREMEPIIYEGDLMDEESVLDFLTSLEAMDLPDRIEEVNQKILDKIIEDTEYVAVLFYKPECKKCAKALQELENIDDEADQLGIGFVKIHDEELAEEYSLGDLPRLVYYRHQIPIIYEGELSREEDVLEWLIANKSTGDEEDVIEDVTAKTLNTLIGNVDNLVVVFYDHGDEESMTVLGELEKIDDDCDRHGIQFVKIDDKKAAEEFGIDDVPSIVYFEKQIPNVYDGDLENEEEILVWLVDQLEKDEIEDVTDEMLDRLIKDGKTVAVLFYDNNDRRSQKVLNELENIDDECDQLGIAFVKIDNDEEAKEYGIEKVPTLLYFEKGIPTYYEGNLEEEEKVLSWLHHQTESDEIEDITDEMLDLIIEKMPYVAVLFYDKDHKKSQKVLAELENIDDECDQNDIAFVKIDDDKEAKEYGIESVPTMVFFEKGIPHIYEGDLMKEEELLGWLLHQKRHSEIPEVTDEMMDKLIETAQYLAVIFYDKDDKQDMRILNELENIDDDLEKEGIVIVRIDNDAEAKEYGIDHLPTLVYFEDNIPAIYEGDLLNEDEVLEWLIEQKNSATIEEVTDEILVDLIEEHEYVVVYFSGTCEEGEECDNILEELENIDDELDETGIIFVTTEDLSLAKKYGIKTFPTLVFFRNKEPLIYKGDIEDEDEVLAWLTDEDTLEIPGKIEEVNAKMLEKILEENDHIVVFFYKENDKKSQKILSELENIDDECEEKDIDFVKTSDDGIDKEYDLPDLPALAFYRHKFRTIYDGDLMHEEAILKWVLDLHDSQPDVIENVDRKTLKDLINDVEHLAVFFYNEKCDTCEEILEELETIDDDTDKHGIQFVKSKDSKLASDIGIFSFPALVYYETGVPIMYDGNLLDETEVLDWMVSQKEDESIEEIDRDKLFKYIETKEFLAVVFYRDDDPLSPRILRHVELIDDEAAEYGIKIVKCSDRLMAKKYGFRNPPGITYFRKTKYINYDGDMDDEEEILDWLTNPENMELTDHIEKVNQKMFQKIRQTSDYVAVFFYSNDCKQCPKVLAEIEHIDDDADAAGINFVKIDDRQMAKEFGVFALPAVLFFKLNSKEPVIYAGDLYDGQQLLSWLLTQKNPAGDVIEALEGQELLDLIEESASLAVYFWNKTLCELCNAKTAKKPKKSIREHDDEEGQEIDDSLDCEQCNGILEELENIDDDCDRHGIKFVKTQDYSIAESYGATDFPVLVYFEHNIPNVYEDSLAEEEEVLQWLITQKTEDRIELITRVMLEKMVEETQYLAVYFYKLNCHICDHILEELEKIDDECDVYGIHMVKIQDPQLAKRYSIKTFPAMVYFRNGNPLLFEGDLQNEESILEWLIDDDNRELADEIESVNDRMLERLLYESHLLAVFFYDEEDCPECQDILESLEQIDGEVDQFGIDFVKIASPESAAKYNIINIPSLVYFRKQTPMFYDGDLHQVDRVLQWLTSQEVFELKNEIEEVNRKMLDKLLEENEFLAVYFYENTAESRAVLDKLEKIDSETDNLDITFVKMHDPRYARKWGVTKLPAIVYFRKRFPSIYRGDVMEENEVLEWLRKNRFRQPELNIFMYALIALSIAFVMYTAFLLQCFKPLASTTTQHPKQA